DNA from Colletotrichum higginsianum IMI 349063 chromosome 7 map unlocalized unitig_7, whole genome shotgun sequence:
CCAGCTCGCGGTTCGGCCACCTGGAAGAGCTGGTCTTCTTAATTACTACTCGCTTCCTCCTGTTCCCATTTCCTTTCacatcctccttctcctctttccccttcttctttttcacTTTTCCACAATCAACAACTGCTCCAGTCCTCAGATACAAGAATCAATACAAACTCACGACACCACCCCAAGTCGAAGCTGCCCCGTCCCAGTCGACTCTCGCTGCCACTACCCGCCTTGCAGCAGCAATACCAAGGACACCACGCGACTTTCAacccctcgtcctcgagtGCTGTGGGGAGTTGCGCCGGTTTATGTCCAGCTTTGCGCGCGACCTGCCATCATAACCGCACCACCAGAGCCGTTTCTCTTACGACGAGGACCAGAGAGACAGACCACGTCGAACGATTCTCCGTCTTAGAGGCTCCAGCGTCTCTCGAGGTCTGCACAAAGTACCCCGCATCCTTCATAAACGCACACAACACACATACGAAGtacacgcacacacacaacaccCCGCCACAATGACCGAAGCTGCAGAGCCACAAAGGGCCCCTGTGGTCGCTGAGGCCCACCTTGTTGATACCTTCCGTAAGCCCGAAAAGACCCCAATTTCCCGTCATGGTTTCCATGTCTCTCGCGCCAGAGAGCACCGAGCAGCTCTGACGCAAATCTGGCCTCCTTTTGTCCCtgttttctcttctttctcccACCTTTAACATTGTTGGGGACTGTCATGGCTAATCTCTTTCCCAACAGACCCCCCCCAGAAGATGCTTGACAGTAAGTGCGCCGCTGAGTTGCAGACCCCgacccagacccagacccagacctAGTCCACACAAATCCCCGTTCCGTGACCAAAAGTCGCGTGAGGGGCACTGGAGACGATCGTGGATGTGGTTGCAAGGGGACGAAGATAGAGGGGCACCCAGCGTAATTTGGGAGCTATGGAGCTCGTCTTATTGGACATTGGCTAACAGTCCCGCCTCTCTTCCCGCAGAGCACCCCAGCAAGCCCCACTTGAGCAGTAAGTCCTGACCCCTCTTTACCCCAAATCCAACCATGGTCATTGGCTGACCGGAGCTGCCCCCCTttcgctgctgctgcaggtcTCGAGGACTACCAGAAGCTGTACAAGCAATCCATCACCGACCCCAAGGCCTTCTGGGGCACTCAGGCACGCGAGCTTCTGTCGTGGTTCAGCGACTTCCAGACCGTCTACTCGGGTTCCTTGGAGGGCGGCGACAGTTCCTGGTTTGTCGAGGGCCAGCTCAACGCCTGTTACAACTGTGTCGACCGTCATGCCTTCAAGGACCCCAACCGCGTCGCCATCATCtacgaggccgacgagcccGGCGATGGCCGCAATGTCACCTACGGCGAGCTCCTGCGAGAGGTCTCGCGGACCGCCTGGGTTCTGAAGCAGATGGGTGTGCGCAAGGGCGACACCGTCGCCATCTACCTGCCCATGATTcccgaggccatcatcgccctgCTTGCCTGCGTCCGTATCGGCGCTGTCCACTCCGTCGTCTTTGCCGGCTTCTCCGCCGATTCCCTCCGCGACCGTGTCATCGACGGCAACTCCAAGGTCGTCATCACCACCGACGAGGGCAAGCGTGGCGGCAAGTTGATTGGCACCAAGAAgatcgtcgacgatgccctGAAGCAGTGCCCCGACGTCTCCCACGTCCTGGTCTACAAGCGCACCGGTGCCGATGTGCCTATGACCAAAAGCCGTGATTGGTGGTGGcacgaggaggtcgagaagTGGCCTGCCTACTTCCCCCCCGAGCGTGTCAACTCCGAGGACCCCTTGTTCCTCCTCTACACCTCCGGCTCTACCGGTAAGCCCAAAGGTGTCATGCACACCACCGGAGGCTACCtggtcggcgccgccgccaccggcaaGTACGTTTTCGACATCCACGACGGCGACCGCTACTTTTGTGGTGGTGACGTTGGCTGGATTACCGGTCACACCTACGTTGTCTACGCCCCTCTGCTGCTCGGTGTGACGACTGTCGTCTTCGAGGGCACACCCGCCTACCCCAACTTCTCAAGATACTGGGACATTATCGCGAACCACAAAGTCACCCAGTTCTACGTCGCCCCTACCGCTCTTCGCCTGTTGAAGCGTGCTGGTGACCAGCATGTTAAGGGTGACATGAAGCACCTCAGAGTGCTCGGCTCCGTCGGTGAGCCTATCGCCGCTGAGGTATGGAAGTGGTACTTTGAGGTCGTtggcaaggaggaggcccaCATTGTAGACGTAAGTGTAGCTGTGTCTCGTCGAGGTTATCGCATGGAGCTAACACCATCACAGACATACTGGCAGACCGAGACCGGCTCTAACGTCATCACCCCTCTGGCTGGTGTTACCCCCACCAAACCCGGTAGTGCTTCGCTGCCCTTCTTCGGCATTGAGCCCGCCATTATCGACCCCGTATCTGGCGAAGAGATTCACGGCAACGACGTCGAAGGTGTCCTGGCTTTCAAGCAGGCCTGGCCCAGCATGGCCCGCACCGTCTGGGGTGCCCACAAGCGTTACATGGACACATACTTGAATGTGTACAAGGGCTACTACGTAAGCATTGGTGTCGCGGCGCTTGAGAAAGATCCAACTGACATGATCCCAGTTCACCGGTGACGGTGCCGGTCGTGACCACGAGGGCTTCTACTGGATCCGTggccgcgtcgacgacgtcgtcaacgTCTCCGGCCACCGTCTCTCTacggccgagatcgaggccgcgCTCATCGAGCATCactccatcgccgaggccgccgtcgttggtgtcgccgacgagcttaccggccaggccgtcaaCGCCTTCGTTGCTctcaaggacggcaacgAGGCCTCAGATGCGCTCCGCAAGGAGTTCATCATGCAGGTGCGCAAGAGCATCGGTCCTTTTGCGGCGCCCAAGGCCGTCCACATCGTGCCCGATCTGCCCAAGACCCGCTCCGGCAAGATCATGCGTAGAATCCTGCGTAAGATCCTGGCAGGCGAGGAGGACCAGCTTGGTGACGTGACAACCGTAAGTTGCCATTCTCACCCATAATCAGGAAGGGCCGTTCGTATACTAACCCGGCGACAGCTTTCGGATCCTTCCATTGTCGAAAAAATCATCACCATCGTCcacgaggagaagaagaaataaaGACACGATGTTGACACTAGCGTGCGAGGGCTGAAGTGAGCATTGATACCACAGGACAGACGAGGATGTACATAAGAGGTACGAGTACCTGGTTGGAACCCACGAATGATTGAGGGGTTGTTATTCCTTGCCATTTAGCGACACTTTTGACTATTGCATCCAATAAAAAAACTTGGAAAAACTACCCTTGCCTCGTTTCATCAAAGACATCGTCCGACAGTCGAGTTTGATAACGATACGTTGactggcgacgacgactcaGACAATCATCGGCCACTAGATTGATGCGAGCGAGTGCAGAGATAAGGGACACGACAAAAGCTCAGCCTCGTCGTTGGGCCTTCAAGTCTGGTCCGTCCAGTCATCTGCCTTGGACGGGTACTCGGACGTGAAGAATGGAGAATAAGGACCGTTGCGGCCCAGGTAATCGGCCATGGGTCCGGAGGCCCGGCGGGGGGCTGACCGGCAGAGACCGGCATGCCTGCAACTCGTAGACACTCGGACCCCACATGTCCGACGTACAGATATCGACGAACGGGACTCGGTGCTTCCCATGGAGGAAGACTCATCGCATTCGGCGCGGCTGATTTGTGAACTGACCACAAATGTTTGTTCTTGATCACGAGTCCGAGGACTCTGAGTGGGATGCTTCGCTTTCTGTGCTGTGCGTTTGCTTGCCATCGCTCCGCTTCGTAAGCCTCGCGCTGCCTACGCGTGTTAATTTGCCGCCTTCTGCGCCGCGGGCCGGGAGGCGCGCTAGCGGGGTTCCGTCGAgggcccggcggcgggcggcgtgaTGCTTGAGCACGGCCAATTGGATGAGGGGTCATGACGTTGCGCTAGGCTGGGTCGCGGGCTTCGAGGGCGCGCGGGATGGTGTCGTCGTAGGTCAAGTGCCTTTGGCCTTTCTTGCTGGCTTGGGTACGATACTACAGGGAGGCTGTCGCAGCGGAGAGACTGGGGATACATACCTGTTGAGCGCTGCTCTGCATGTTAGGTTCGGCTGCTGGCAAGGATGGACGTGCCCGGTGTGACCGGGTGGGTGGTGCGATATTGAAATCGTATGTGTCCATCGCTTGCGTTCCACGCAGATGCGGTGCGTAGACGTATGGAACTTTGGCCGGCTGCGCGACGACTTGACGCATATCTCGCCAGCCTGTTATGTACTGTACGCACGGGTCAACTGTTGGTAATTACGGCAGCGTCCATTCGGGGGACGGATATGTGAGATCGTGAGTGATTTTCTCTGGGGTACTCGGGGAGTATCTGTGTACGCTTGCGACCCGCGCTGGGCACAGTTCGTATCGAACCGAATGGCTCAACTTGCAGATTTATCCCGGTCCGGCACGGACATGGCACACAGCCCCAGGCGACGAAGAGAGGGACGCAAagcagaggggggggggctcatTCCATGGGCGAAAGCTCGTGAACTCTTGGTCCCGATATCGCGAGCCAGCCGATGCTCGCAGTCGCGGGTCGGTCGCGCCCAAGGGCATAGGGCTTCCGTGGCGGAGGGCCCTCGGTATACGCGAGCTGCTTTCCAGCGCACCGCAGCATGTGTGCCGTGCTCATGAATCAGGACCTGCAGGAAGGAACCTGTTTCTCACCGATGATCCGGGTTGATTTGTTTCTGCGCAGTATTTCGGCCAACCGCATTCATCAGCTTCCCGGCACCGAGCTGGTGTCACTGGCCCGTTGTTTGCACCCTCCCCGCCCCCTTCTCGCCAGTTCAGATTCTGCTAGTCATGAGCATAGCCTCCttcgaggtggtggtggtagtagcttagaaagaaagagaaaaaaaaacgcCTCCcgcccatcgtcgtcgtcatcgtgctttgggaggagagggagggggcgtCGAGGCTTGTGAGAGTGGCCGTACATCCAGTCAGGCCGGCGGATGGCTGTTGGACAGGCTTGGCATGTCATCAAGAGTTTTCCAAGAACACGACTAAAAGGTCCATCGCGCTTGAGACGGACCGGTTACAGAGTGGGAGACTGGTGCTGGTGTAGACTTTTTTTCTCGAGCACGTGGCTGACGGCACTAGCGATGGTGTGTCGGTCAACTTTTCACTTACACACATATACACACCCACCAAGAACGGATCGAGGTCTTGGGGGTGTGACAAGACTGGAGAGAGCACCTGCCCGTAGCGCTGCTGTCTGAGATGGTGGGCAAGCCTAGGAGGCTAGAGTGAGTCTTGGTTGATGCTTGTATCGGCTACAGGTTCTCTTTCTGTCAGAAATTCGAGTCGGATGGTCTAGGGTGTGGTGTGCCCGTACCCCCAGAAAGAGTACGATCCATACATCAAATAGGGCTTCCGGTTCCGGCCGGTGTAAGGCTGGCTGTATTCCAAGGGCCCGGGTTCGAAACCATCTCCGTCCACCCGGCAACCGTACTGACGGTCTTGGTGACAGATCAAATCCTTGGATGGCGGGATAACCGGCAGGCTCATTTGACCTCGTGAACACATGCTCTCCAGGGAAGCCGGAGACGACTTTCGGATGAATACAATCCCTGGTCTACTACATAGTAGACGGGCTATTGGAGTGAAGAGGCCTAATTACGACCCCCGACCGGCATTCTTGGCCAGAAATCAAGGCCAAGCAGGGAAGGTTCAAGGGAGAGAGAACTTGTGAGGGAAGTCGGCCCAAGAAGCTTGGCAACCAAGATTTGCGGCATTCGCAGTGCCGTAAGCGTTCGGAAGGAGTTTGATACCCCGACTCGCGCAGGCGGGGGAGAGCAAAGGAAATACTGGGGGGATGAGAGACGAGTATGTCCAGGAGGCCTCTTCGATACCAACTCTTCATTATTTCACCAAGGTCTTCAGGTTGAGTTTTTGTCGATTATTCAGCGACACCGAAGAAGCCGACTGGTTTTGTTTGGTCGGTTGTTATGGTGTGGCATGCAAAGCCACCTAAAAATGGGGTCGGACGCGCAAGCCCGTGGACCAAGATGTATCTTGATTTGTGCAAGCCCAGATCGTACTGTCCACACTTGCAGGTTTGCAAAGGCGACCGGGCTGACGGTATCGGATCTACACCGTAGAACGACTCTTGAAGCCGTCAGAGAGGGCTGTGAAAGCGGGGATTGATGCATTAGAGGCTGGCAGTTCTCGAAATCCAGGTCTCCAAACCGTCTGatgttttctttctttcttttgtGGGATAGACGGGGGTGATTGGTTCGGTCGCTGCCGGGGAATATTGAGTTTTTCTAACCCGTCGCCCATCCGTCGCGATCCCCTGCACGTGGGAAGTCTGTCGAGTCCGATTCTCATCAATCAGTCTCCACTGGGGGAGTTGTGTCACTGAGCTTTGAGGggggagtgagagagagggagaggggggagagactTGAAGTTGAGAAGGGATTGGGTCTATGGCTTCCTTAGAAGCTGTGTAACATTAACAATGTAAACGGCGATATCTCCCCCGGAACAGCGTGCTCATCATCAACAAAACCGTTTGGAGAGACACTGCGACAAATGACATCAAACGATCGAATCGAGCTTAGTGGCTGCTGCTCTGAAAGTCGCCCGTCAGAGAAGTTTAAGCCAAGCCGACTCCGCCTCCCCGAGACTGAGACCTTGCCCACCCCAGTTTTTTAGCAAGAGGAGGGAGACGTAAGCTGACAACAATAAGCTTACCCTTCGAGAACAAGCAAGACAAGCAAGTCCCAAGGCCGTCCAGCCCGCAGGAGATCCGTACGAATATACTACTGCACTAGAGAAAGtagaagaaaagagaaaagaaaaaggccAAGAGATGATGGGCGTGGCCACTTTG
Protein-coding regions in this window:
- a CDS encoding Acetyl-coenzyme A synthetase, with amino-acid sequence MTEAAEPQRAPVVAEAHLVDTFHPPQKMLDISPDPSLPQIQPWSLADRSCPPFAAAAGLEDYQKLYKQSITDPKAFWGTQARELLSWFSDFQTVYSGSLEGGDSSWFVEGQLNACYNCVDRHAFKDPNRVAIIYEADEPGDGRNVTYGELLREVSRTAWVLKQMGVRKGDTVAIYLPMIPEAIIALLACVRIGAVHSVVFAGFSADSLRDRVIDGNSKVVITTDEGKRGGKLIGTKKIVDDALKQCPDVSHVLVYKRTGADVPMTKSRDWWWHEEVEKWPAYFPPERVNSEDPLFLLYTSGSTGKPKGVMHTTGGYLVGAAATGKYVFDIHDGDRYFCGGDVGWITGHTYVVYAPLLLGVTTVVFEGTPAYPNFSRYWDIIANHKVTQFYVAPTALRLLKRAGDQHVKGDMKHLRVLGSVGEPIAAEVWKWYFEVVGKEEAHIVDTYWQTETGSNVITPLAGVTPTKPGSASLPFFGIEPAIIDPVSGEEIHGNDVEGVLAFKQAWPSMARTVWGAHKRYMDTYLNVYKGYYFTGDGAGRDHEGFYWIRGRVDDVVNVSGHRLSTAEIEAALIEHHSIAEAAVVGVADELTGQAVNAFVALKDGNEASDALRKEFIMQVRKSIGPFAAPKAVHIVPDLPKTRSGKIMRRILRKILAGEEDQLGDVTTLSDPSIVEKIITIVHEEKKK